In Fusarium falciforme chromosome 9, complete sequence, the sequence CGATCTCAATTGTGGCTCCTGTAGTCTTGTTCTTGAAGCTCAGGCAGTCTTTCGGAACTGTGATCGTCTTGCTCTTCGTATGCAGCTCAACACGAGCATGTGTGTCTGTCGTGTCCTTGACAATACCCAGTAGACCCTTGTAGGCGCCCTTCTTGATAATAACAGTCTGGTCAATCGCCTTGTCGCGGCCAAAGGATTTAGCAGGCTGAACGGGCTTGTTCTCGTTGCCGTTCTTGTGGAGCTTGAGCGCTGGGTTCATGGCGTTCAAGTCAGGGCCTGATGATCCGCCACTGACTCGGCCACCCTTGGCTGCAATGGTGTTAACCATGCTAGCCTTGGTGACAAAGACACCCGCATTCTCCTTGCTATCGTTGGTGTGCAAGAACACATAAGAGCGGTGGATGTGGATGATCTTGCCCTGACGCTGTTGACCCGTGTACTCCTTGACGACATCCTCAAATCGAATCTCGGAGCCGTTTCGGTCGGCAGCCACAGCGTTCTTTCGCTTCGGAAGCTTGTTGGCGATTTGCGATGGCATCACCTGACGGGTGTCTCCGAACTGATCGAGAACAACGAGCGACTCACGGTCGACCTTGACAACACAACCCACAGTGGTAGGATCCAGCTGGACAAGGTCGTGAAGAGAGTACTGGCCGAGAGAACCCTGTCCGCCAATGTCACTGGCTTCGCGAAGATCCTTGCTGAAGACGGTGATCTCAGCGTTGGTCTGATCCGACAGCAGAGTCACACGGTCATCCTGGATCTTGACAACCATTCCGACCTCATCTCGGAACTTGCTACCACCAATGACCTTGACATGGTCACCGACTCTGAAACGCTTGCGCAGAGCCCTGATGGGAACGTCAATCTCCTGGCCCACGAGGTCACCCTCCGTGACCGTGATGGACACGACGTCAGTCTGAACTCTCATCGCCTTACCCACCACACCCTTCTGTTCACCCGTGTAGACCTCAACGATGTCGCCGGGCAGATATGTAGCTCGAGCTCCACTATCCTTCAAGCTAGCTGCCAAGGCCTTCAGGTCAAGGTTCTCAGTGCCATCCTCGGCGTTGGAGGCGAATCGTGTCACTTCCTCAAGAGATGGCTCGACTCCGGCCACGGTAAGCTGCTGAATCTTGATATCCTTGACTTGGAAACCATTCTCGAATTCGTCACCCATGTATTGCCAAgtgttggtggtggggtTTCCCTGGATGTGTCGCGGGTGTCTCTTTCGAGCCTCGATCTCGCTGAACAGTCTCTGCGGAGGTCGAGGACCTGCGCTGGCGCCAAAGGGTCGCTTACGTTTGCCATCTGCAGTAACTCCTGCGAAGGCATCGTCGCGCATACCATAGTCCAGTCTGGGAATGAAACGAACACGAGCCTCCAGACCATTCTCAGTAACGTCGATGACTTGCGCCAAATCTCCGCTGTGCTTCATAGGCCTCTTGAGGCGGACCCAAGCGCCAGGGGCCAGAGTAGGAGTCTTTTGAACCCGGAAGAGCTCAGGCATATCCTTGATCTCGACCAGAACCATCTTGGAGTGGGGATACACATTAAGCATACTGTCCAGCGCTCTCATGATGTCGGTCTGGCGTAGCGCCTCAACGTAGATGAAGCCCTTCATCACCGATTCGGTGCCACCGCGCTCAAAAGCAGCAGTGATGGCGAGCTCATCCTTGGTACCAGCTCGCTCCTCAATGCGCTTCATGATGGAAAATACAACCTCTCGCTCTTTGCCTTCCTTACATCGGACGGCCCAGATGCTGGGGTCATCAACActggggaggaggagtcgcTTCGGGACGATGGTAGCGTCTCGGAAGCCCTTGCCCGAGCGTCGGTTACCGTATCGCTGTCGCAGGATTTCTGCCTGCTTCTCAGCATCCATGCTCGATTCCATATCTCGGCGTCGATCGAGCTCGCGATGTCGTCGGTCGTCATTGATTCCACCAGATCCAGGCATGTCGTCGGGATGCTCGTTGGCGATAAAGTCTCCTATCTCCTCGCCAAGGACTTCGTCGTCCTctccttcatcctcgtcgtcgacttCGGCTTCGATATCGAAGAAATTGGCGCCTCTCTCCTTGCGGCGCTTCCGACGATGCCCCTGAGCGGACAATTAGTATGGCTCTGGGGAGATACCAGACCACCCGCTGGCGCAAAGGACAGACTCACCTGCTGgacatcctcgtcttcgtcatcttcctcctcctcctcatcctcgtcatcatcatcatcgcggCGTCttccatcgtcatcttcttcttcctcttcctcttcatcgtcgtcaacatGTCGCGATCTCGCGGGTCgctcgtcctcatcatcgtcatcatcgcgaTGCGCAGGGCTGCTGTCACGAGCTCGCGATCTCGATTGttgatcatcaccatcttgcTCCTCATCAGACATGTCAGCTGGCGCGGGATTgaaatcctcctcatcctccgagTCGTCGAAGCGCGAAGGGTCGTGGGAAGACATCGTGGCGAGGAGGCCGCGACACGTAGCGCGTCGGGGATCGGTTTGGGGGGTTTGCTCGAGGAATATgaaaggaggaagaaaagagaatTAAGAGGCGACGatgagaaagaaagaaaagagaagcgCTTTGATGGATGACAAAGAACCTCGAGCGATGAGAGGTCTAAGATTCAAGGTTTCCAGAGCTTGATGCTGAACGGCAAAATCCCGGCCGTTGTGCAGGCAAGTCAGGCGCTGCACAAGTCGCATAACGCGTTATGTGACACGTGCTAATTTGATCCGAACACTGTAATACACACTGTACATACATCACGGCCAACCATCAAGGACTCACTAGGTAGTGTTATGGCATTTAGAAGTCAGGTCTTCGCTGAAATTggtaatattcttatgcTTATGGTATAACTTCACTGTGCCTGTTGGTCGAGGTCCCATCCTGAATGAGCGAAGTCGGGCAAAAGGAGCACCTCTCGACGACAAACTTGTGATACTACCAGCTTGACTGCGATTAAAGTGGCTCGAAAACAATACACTAATCATTCAAAGAAGACAGACGCTTCATTGCAGTGGCGATAAACTGTTCTGCAACCTCAGAAGCGCATCTCGGGTGGCGGATGTTTGTTGAGACAGCAGGAGGCAAGACTTGGGCCTGAGTGATGGTCTAGGAAAACAGAGGGTTCACAAcgtatataaagttaaattaggCAAGTCACTGGTAAACACATATGTGGTTGGTGAGATGTACCTCAAGATAGGCACCATCTCACAACGCAAACCCCTATCATACAGAGCATCCCCTCCTCTACCCCTTTTCCTTTGTCCATCGACAGTCTGTAGTGCATGTTGAATCAAGTCTATATCACCACCCGCATCTTCGTTCCAAGTTTCTCCCCTTGGGCGCATCTCTTCATGTCCTCTATATACCCTCATCGGTTGGAAGCCCCGTCTCTGCTGGCGTATCCATGACCCGCCATTGGAACTGAAGCTTTCAGGCCGTAAGGTGTCGTCTGCTGTGTCGTGACTTTGCCAAACTCATACATCGCTTGGTAATCACGGCATGTGCGACCCGAGTCCGTTGAAAGATCGCCAATGTCCATGATACACCTTTCATGTTGTTTTCATCAACCACTAACCTGACCCAAACCAACCCGCCACCGCGCCGTCCACGTTTTGATCCAGCAATCCGGCTATGTCGCAGATGCTCCGGAAACTTCAAACCCTTCGAAAAACTCCAGGCTTTGCATAATGCATGTACCATACCCTAACCAACCTCATTCTACATGAATCAATCATCAGTCCTCAGAGTAGAGCCCGGGCTCTACCCCATGCATAACAAATGGCACCGCCAGCCCATTACAGGTCTTCACATGACTCGAGTTCCCCAGATGCCACGTCCAGCACTCACTCCAAGCCACTCGCCGCACTCCGAGTTGGGCAGATGTGGTACCCAGCCGAGATTTCCAACCTCGTAATCGCATTGCCAGCTGGCCACAGGGCTTCTAGGGTTATCCTGTTGAGGCGCGCCGTTCATAGGCTGAGATCCATGGttgttggagttgaggaGATCCCAAAGGAGAACCTGACAGTCGTCACCTCCAGAAGCAAGCATACCCCGTCGTAGAGGCGACCATTCGATGCAGTTGATAGCTCCACCGTGGCCGCGGAGTTCGAGcagggcctggcctggctgtCTCACGTCCAAGATGCGAATCGTGTTGGAGTCTTGAGCAAACGTGGCGAGGAGATGAGTGTCGTGTGGTGAGGTGGCAAGTCGTAGCAGAGGTGGAGGGTTCGCCATTGTCTGCTGGGCCAGCGTTGGGCTGATTCGACCGCCGTTGGGGTCTAGATATCTGTCAGTAGATGTACCAATATTCAAGTCAAGGCAACCCAcctctctcctccttgcCGGTGGGCTCGTAGATAATGGTCGAGTGCTCCAAGCTTCGCAAGTCAAACATGCGAACACTTCCATCCTGACCACAGCTAACAAATACGTCTACGCTCTTAGCGCAGAACCGCACATCGTAGACCTCCTTATCGTGGGCAATGAGTTGAGTCTTTGCGGTGAGCGAGGGAATATCCCAGATAGTACATGTCGTATCTATGCTAGACGTAATAATGAGACTTGGGGAGACGGTGTTCCAATCGAGTGACGTGAGTGGTGCGGTGTGGTCTGGAGTCTTTGAGTTGGATAGCAGAGCAAGCGGCGTCAACTTGGTGACAGCATTGTCACGTCGGCCAATCGTGTTGCTAGGAGTCGAAGGGTTCTCGTTGGGCAGAGACCATAGACGCAGGTGGTCGCCCGAAGTCGCAAGCAGGTCAGTAGACTGCTTCTGAGAAGAGGGCGGCTCCCACAGCAATCGGGTCACGGGGTAAGAGTGGGTGGCTTCGGCCACTTTGGTGAAGTCGAGGCTATACTTGGATGTGCCTGGCGTGTAGACGTCCTGGGGAGTTTGAATGATGTGACTATCGAGGATTTGGATCTGGAAATGTCAGCAGGTGGGTGAAGATGCGTTGGCATGTCATCAACGCACAAAGTTGTGGCCATCCTCAAGATAGCTCCCCACGGCCAGCTTGCCGGCACCGTTGCCCTGAGGTGGCCATTTGCACCAGTCAAAGGCATAAATAGCCCAAGGAGCCAGGTAATTGCTCGTTCCAGGTTGCGCGCCGGCTGGGTCGTATCCTCCTATGTTAGCTGGAGCGCCATCAGACATGCTCGAGTCGGCTCGAGGACGAATGTCGGCTAGACCAAGCGGggtgttggagatggtgcgCTGAGAACCGGGAGCATTGTACTTGGAGGGGTCGAGCGGCGACATGAggtgggaggaagaggcgccGCCAGGCGTCGTAGGAGTATAGGCGTGGTAGTTCGAGGAGCCGTCGTAGGCAGCGGCTGGGCTCGACCGAGAGTAGCTATGGGACATGCTCAGCGGGGGCTTGCTGGGAGTGGCGGCAGTCGCGCTGGCGTAGTCGTGGGGCTGTTGGCCGTGCTGAGACTGGTGATGCAGTGACTGCTGGGAGTGGTGAGAGTGCTGCTGGTgttgcggcggcggctggtgAGAGAGAGATGAGGCAGGAGAGGCCTGCTGCATCGGCGAAGCCAAGTTGGGCGAGGCTGGGGCACCGCGAGCGGACAGGCCACCGGCGGGTTGGAGGACGTTGGGCACCGAGGACGCGGAAACGGGAGCGGACTGGTACTGGGGGTTGGCAGGCGACTCTTGGAGCTTGATCTGGGGCGCGAATTCGTAGTCTTGTGGCGACATGGAGATTGGAGCACCGGTCTGGCTCAAGCCCGGCATGTGCAGTTCGTCTTGCTGAGACTGAgagccagaaccagaaccagacATGTACGAAGAGGAGCCCACCTGCGTCTGACGCAGTGAAGGGGGGAACTGCTGTGATTGGCTCATGGCGACTGAGGTGTTCTAACTTCTGGCTGGGGGCCCTTTTGGCCAAAGAAGCTCGGTGGGCTGGCGCCAGAGACCGGAACAGATGGTGGAACAGTGGCTGACGAGAGGAAAAGagtttaaaaaaagaagcgCGCAGACGACAACGGGAGATGCAAGTCGGGAACTGGACTGGAGTCAGTCAGAGTGGGTTAACAGAATCTCCCTCGGCCGTTAGCTGCTGAAGATGCGAGGGTCTCGCTCGGCAGTTGATGGCTTGCAGTCGTCCGTCCCATCCGGGTGCCAGGCGCCTGTTGCTCGCAGGAACAGAGGAAACGAACCCTCGGCCTTGGGTGTATTATTGGGCGCGCATCAGAGACAAGAGAgggttgaagaaggggaaaGGAATGGGTTGCGAACGATGCTCAGCGGGGAGTTTGGAGAAGTGCGGGTGCGGGCGGCGGAGACAGTTCCGTTTGAGTCGATCGGGCGAGGCTACCAAATAGCGCCCAGGCAGAGGTGAAGGACGCGGATACGAGTGTT encodes:
- a CDS encoding Transcription elongation factor SPT5 — encoded protein: MSSHDPSRFDDSEDEEDFNPAPADMSDEEQDGDDQQSRSRARDSSPAHRDDDDDEDERPARSRHVDDDEEEEEEEDDDGRRRDDDDDEDEEEEEDDEDEDVQQGHRRKRRKERGANFFDIEAEVDDEDEGEDDEVLGEEIGDFIANEHPDDMPGSGGINDDRRHRELDRRRDMESSMDAEKQAEILRQRYGNRRSGKGFRDATIVPKRLLLPSVDDPSIWAVRCKEGKEREVVFSIMKRIEERAGTKDELAITAAFERGGTESVMKGFIYVEALRQTDIMRALDSMLNVYPHSKMVLVEIKDMPELFRVQKTPTLAPGAWVRLKRPMKHSGDLAQVIDVTENGLEARVRFIPRLDYGMRDDAFAGVTADGKRKRPFGASAGPRPPQRLFSEIEARKRHPRHIQGNPTTNTWQYMGDEFENGFQVKDIKIQQLTVAGVEPSLEEVTRFASNAEDGTENLDLKALAASLKDSGARATYLPGDIVEVYTGEQKGVVGKAMRVQTDVVSITVTEGDLVGQEIDVPIRALRKRFRVGDHVKVIGGSKFRDEVGMVVKIQDDRVTLLSDQTNAEITVFSKDLREASDIGGQGSLGQYSLHDLVQLDPTTVGCVVKVDRESLVVLDQFGDTRQVMPSQIANKLPKRKNAVAADRNGSEIRFEDVVKEYTGQQRQGKIIHIHRSYVFLHTNDSKENAGVFVTKASMVNTIAAKGGRVSGGSSGPDLNAMNPALKLHKNGNENKPVQPAKSFGRDKAIDQTVIIKKGAYKGLLGIVKDTTDTHARVELHTKSKTITVPKDCLSFKNKTTGATIEIGGRGRGGYSGGAGRGGDRVPGWQGGSRTPMASGGSDRVPAWGSRTPAAGGRTPAWKAHDMSGARTPAWADGSRTVNPYDGSRTAYGSGSRTPAWQAGGRTPAHGDAFGAGSRTPAYGGGDSWGSGSKTPAWGVSAPTPGASGNDSWGYTPGASGSAYDAPTPGAALGAPTPGAMNAPTPGAYSAPTPAVNAPTPGGWQGGWGADSAPTPAAGAPTPAASGYYGAPTPAAYGAPETPAASGPRYTDDD